The following DNA comes from Clupea harengus chromosome 9, Ch_v2.0.2, whole genome shotgun sequence.
TGACCTGTATCTTTAACTGCATATTTCAAGTAATGTCATTGCCACTTCAGTGTCACTTCTGATGTAAATAAGAGGAGGGGTTACCTGTTGTGTACACCATCTTACCAGCTACTCCCTAATGCGCCCAAGAAAGAGGGGTTATAAAATACAACACAGAGGTCAGTAAAAATAGACAGCATCGACAACCACAAAAGGTTGCAGTGAATTGCTGTCTTACCTTTCTTACCTTCAAGGCTGCATCACTTACAAGAATGATGGAAAATGAAACCCTCTCATCCtatttttactttactttattcAACAGTCAAGGATTGACTAGATATGTATTTTTCAGCCTGGGACTAGTGTTATATGTATCCATAgtattttttaatacatttatcaTTGCAGCCATTATTCTGGACACCTCTCTGCACAAGCCTATGTACATACTTATTTCTTGTCTGTCAGCCAATGCTCTCTATGGCTCCTTTGGTCTTTTCCCTCGGCTGTTGTTAGACCTGCATTCAGACATTCATACAATATCGCATTCTGCATGTTTCATCCAGATTTTTATAATTTACACTTATGCATCTTATGAATTTACTCTCCTCACTGCAATGGCCTATGATAGGTACATAGCTATATGTCAACCACTGCAGTATCACAGCATTATGACTGTAAAATGGATTGCTCTCATAATAGCTGGTGTTTGGATATATCCAATGTTCACAATTGGTGTAGGTATACTATTGGCTGTCAGACTACCTTTATGTGGTAACAAGATAGTGAAATTGTATTGCATGAACTGGGCAATTGTTCGTCTGTCTTGTGTAAGCACCACAGTTAACAATCTGTATGGATTTTTTGTTGCTGCAACAACAATTTTCATGCcatttgcatttattttgtacacatatgtacaaatTCTAATAATTTGTCAGAGAAGCTCTTCAGCTCTTTATAAACAAAAAGCTTTACATACATGCTTGCCTCATATTGTTAGTTTTGCAAACTACTCAATTGCTATGTTTTGTGAAATCACCTTTAGTCGTTACAATCCAGGGGAACTACCTGAAATAGTAGTTATAATTCTGTCCCTTGAATTTCTCATTATTCCCCCCCTGTTAAATCCCATGGTTTATGGTCTTAGTTTTCCAGAAATACGTAGGAAAATGAGTCGTGTTGCATGTGAGAGGACACAGGCTTAGACATAGACTTGTGCTGATATCCAGATTCTTTGTACATCTCCCCCACACCTGgatgtctttatttctttaagTTGCAGTGTAACTGGGCAACCAAAACTGTGTTACTTTGCTAAATAATGTGTtaaaacaaacaaccacagaCAAAAGCAGCATAATTCAGATCATTGTTCATTAAACTACTTCAGTGTATTTTTATGACAGTCTTGCTGTTCTTTTGCAAATTAGGGCAACACTCTGAAATTGTTGTAATGTTAGTAATCTAATCTGTGCTCTTTGTGCTTGTGAGCAAGAATAAGGAACAGCTATGTCAGTAATTATATCCTTGCATTTGTGTGAGTCATGTGTGACCTGGACCTCTAGTGAATACTTTCTGACTACACTACTCGGGGCACTCCCCAAGACCTGAGACACAGACCCAAAGGAAATGCATATACGCTGTGCTTTAACCTCAAATAAAGGGAACAGAGACATGACTACAAGTGCACAAACTTTGATTACATCAAATTCGTGTCAAATAGCATGCAAAACTACTAGTAAACTGTGAAGGAGACAATAATATATAGTACAGAACCACAGTAAAGAGTACATGTCACATCTCCAATGTCAAGAGGACAGAAAAATATAAGTGTACTGCAAGTCCTCAACAGCACTCATactgaaggagaaggagagccaCTGTGCTACTCTAAAACCCTGCTGATCAGCAGGCCACACACATCGCATATCCCTACTAATAGAACGGAGAAGGAAGAGGTTCTGCCAGTCCCAACTAACAAACACGTCCAAAGTTCTCCTACACATGGCCTACAATGCATCATGTgtcataaacttaccttttgctaccatttgaatgtgcttccataggccattgaatactgggcgtgtacaaaaatcccatattttcaaaaaaatattttgagaaaacgaggcagaacaccatggCAAATTTgttatatgttaagaacaaatatctactctttccaaaaaaaattgtttcatgttggtaaatgctgtcatttttttgctatagcatgccaaaaatggcacaaaatgggttttcatccattttcaagctttaatatcttccagcccattcatcacataaggacatttttttaatacaacatacgaagcattcataggaaggtctgtgtataatatcaaatctccagctttaacattgagctttccacaggccttcaaagatgctgcaacaaagcgtaaagtaaaatttccgcgcaaattcaagcaccccgaatactatgatatacccaagccacacccttgggagtccataatcttcaagtaatggtatctcattttaagcctagaaagtttgaaggagctagcttaaatacttttctagtaatagcaatttgaaaatggctcttcagaaaacgctgctcaaaaagcgtctcaagtacaggcaccccctcccccctaaaacatctttttgtgacaaaactattgggagtagagagctaatattttggactatacctattaagaagtgtatgaacaaccttaatttttttcagccaaatctgagacggtcgagtgggagccattgtcccgtttggcgtggaatgacccttaAGTCAACCAGGTATCAAACTAGAGGGCTCTCAGAAACTCAAAGTGCTtgcactacacactacacaaaaccagaggtgtcaagtaacgaagtacaaatacttcgttactgtacttaagtagaatttttaggtatctttactttactcaagtatttatttttctggcaactttttacttctactccttacattttaacacaagtataatctgtactttctactccttacatttttaaaacaggctcgttactcttggttccggttttatttcaaaagtttcaaatgtgcgccatccaatacagatcaatggcgccatccagatatactgatttcgagcgtaattggatgaagcatagaaacccataacactcattggttaggctatccatcttctttacgcatgacgcaaaacaagacaacagaggcGAACAAATGATACAACGCGCGGTAATGGAAGTCTCAGAAAGAGATGGCAACTCTGGCGAGATGTCTGAAGGGTCTGAAGACGCAAGACAGTAGTGGCGATGGAGGACAGCAAAACCTTCCACATCCCTGGCCCTACCTCAAAGAATTGTTCGAAATCGTCGGGAGCAAAAAGGATTCATGGAGAATGCGGTGCAAACTTTTCGAACCCAAGAACCACGTACTTTTGCCATTCTAAACATGTAGAGGTAagctctgtattattattattattattattattattattattataataatggtcGATTTACAATGCTTACGACAGCTTGGCTAGCTGAGgaacatgccaacatgccttggtttgcttgctagcagttgcctactgaaggatcctaagttacaggttaacctagttagctctctgtgatgtttgacaaataagctgtaggctaattcactaccacgatctaaaatgtactacacagtagcagtgtcgattttagcctgacatttctggtggggcaattttgtatgaggtcatgtcacctcacaaaaatagtctacattcctcattgtagtctgaattaaaacttccaaaatactcgaaaactagcgatagctaactagcagtaacgttactggcattggtctgtctgatatgatctgactatgttttttttttcttaatcacagggtacagttctcgcggttttcgcaatattcgagtcgagttgctaggcagatttcgtggggcacatctgatagtgccccatctcccaatttTATCTtcggcctgtgtggttcacgctcattaatgtttccatggcaacggtcTTAGGCTTGCACAGtagcccacagagcagagaagaacagcagagagcagcatttcacagagcaagcacacagacaaaaacacacatgaatcaaattactccaaaacaggactataatgcttgtgagtcaagattattctcacacacacattcacaaacacattcacactactatgcatattaaataaaataagatatattttgccacaaagcacagattgagctttctgcaaaacAGCGCCATGGGTATCTGGTGGGGCAAtgccccacgtgcccctaatgtagaaacgccactgcacagtagtaagctaatataaggctatttaatattcagtttatgtatcagtgtttcccacaggaaatgtgttagttaggcttgtgattGTCCTGGGACAGGGGTCGGCAACCTTTTGTATCAAAAGAGCCATTTTGGTATCTctcccaccaaaaaaaaacaatttggAGCCGCAAACCCCCCCCAAGACGCTGACTCATGAGGATCCACGGCGCACCGCACGGTACCGTAATTGCGCTACCCCATGAAATGTGTGGGTTTAAGGAGCGGCCCTGATAATATGAGGGATTTTCTGTTtatattctttctttttcatttcacattttttttgtgacaCACAGTAAAATATCTCTAGTTTGTTGCATTTATGAAATTAtaaaacaacaaagacaaaatTGTTGAAGAACATTTTATTGCTGTTCTAACAGGAAAACCTCAAACTCTTATGAATaactttgaaataaataaaacatatagaACGAGTATAATAAGTATAAACATATAGAACATATAACTTTAATTTAATCCTGTAAACACCTCTCGCTCAGTATTCGTTCGTGCACTTGGCTGTCAATGGGCAAAGCTGCTGATTGGTGGTTTACTGGcatgtcccgcctcctgcctgtggcatgtacttcctgatgccacatACCACCAGTTAAAGATTTAGATCCTACTGATTAGCCACATGCAGAAGCCAAAAATCAACGGAGCTTTGTCATTCactccctccaccccaccccccagcgcGCGGCTCACGGTAGCGCAATTGCGGCCCCTCATTTAGTTGacgaaatataaaaaaaaatatatatatatttttttttgtttgttttttttttggtaaagtTGCAGGGAGCCACGGCAGAGGGGCTaaagagccgcatgcggctccGGAGCCGCAGGTTGCCGACCCCTGTCCTGGGAGATAACTGccccttttaatttttaaagctgAACTGTATTtatattctttcactttgaattgaaaagctataaaacactatatatacagtatatttactaaccctcagcacagatgattagcattacataattggtttgttattgaattgaaggtgttccatgaaaaaaatgacattttgagttttttatttgctattttaacaggtttactcctgtcaagcttgcatttctggcagaatatgcgatgactatgaacctagttgcaaaggcccttgatgagagacgaatgtggaaatggggtggaggtctacttgaattccaataaagtttgagaaaaacatgctcttcaagtttgttgtctttgacagcattattatatttttgtatgacattttttacCATGTCTTGGGCTCCATGTAGCACTCATCAGCTATTAAATTAAGCATCTATTTCTTACAGTTGTGTCAATTATATTAAGTCCAACTAGTttagctttaaatgtttttttttttttaaaaaggttactttttacttttatactttaagtGCCTGTCCTTTTTTACTTTAacttgagtaaagaggttaagtcgatccttcaacttttaccagagtatttttaaactccagtatcaatacttctacttgagtaacgaatgtgtttacttttgacaccactgcacaaaacccataataaataaatcaaaaataaGAAAATCTTAAGGATGAAAAAATCACTTCACACAAATGTTTAAATCCCCTATGCACACTATGATATAATGTTAAAATGATATTGGAATCCATCTACGTTCTACCTTTTTTCTCTCAAAaggcaatgaatagaaaatctaAATTTTCTTGTCAGACCAGTGtaatcaaccaatcaaattgttctaTTTCTAAGAGGTGGGCATAATCTATCGTGAACATCATCAACCAAGGCCTTCTTAGCTAATGTGACCGTAATGCTAACAACCTGAGAACAGGCTAAGTAATTTGCTTTGCTGGGGCAGGTCTGCTCGCCAAAACCATGTTTTACTGCTATTGACCAAAAAATGGTTGAAAGGATTTATCTTGTCTCGTAGTGCCATTGGTAGGGtgaattctttcataaataacatttgcAGGGATGTTCATGATgaaaaactagcgagtcaacaacttccCTAACACAACCAAACATTTAGCAAGCGCAAACAAGACATAACAACAGGGGCGGTTTGAGCAAATTGGAGGCCCTGGGCAGAGAACAATTTTGGGTCTTCACTGATCACCATTGGTGTTACtcacattgggcctcattctctaacgcagttaagaacacgTTTAGAAGAAATTTctgatttaaataataataataaatacgagaatatttgtatcattaacaattacgtttcacatttattgTCATGATTCTATgaggcattgtgatgtcctaaaataaataaaagcactacacgaacactgcaaatgtaagtgaataaataaataagcactaaattCAATcgtgtggatatagccatagtggaatagaatgcacacatctacattctgcaacagtccctccacctctgcaccggtgaagttaggtctgcgtttgatcgaccggtgctcgctttccgctttgacatgattttgatcagtctgaagttgcctgtggattgtgcacacgtctcttcagttacatgcccttataaggagctggcggggcttTTCTGTATGAAAATTCAGGTGCACAAGAACGCGCGTTCAACtgatttaagaatcagtgcacagctagaGAGACTTTGGCGgttttaagaacacatttccaggcgttcataaatccggcggagatcttttcttaggttagtctttcgaagtccgtaagaagatgtttaagaagacacttaagaaaagtTTCCAGAACAAAGCCCATTGTTGACATCACTGCTCTCGTTATCATCCAGCTGTGCTTGAGCAGTGATGATGACCATGGCAGTATCATGCGTGTCGTCAGTGCAGGTGTCAGTGTCCCGGATATGGGCAGCTGTGGTACATGATGGCTTACTGTTTGTAGaagccaggcaggcagggctAGTTGGTGCTGTAGTAGCTGTTTGCTAGCATTAAGTAAACTTGACTCAGCAGCACTTGAACGATTATCAGATGAACTTGAAACATTATCAGAAGTTTCTTCCACTTCCACGGACAAATTCCTTGATTGATAATATTGTGTTACCTTAAGTAATTCCTCCCTGAACTTCTCATCCTCCCCTTTcttttgtttcccttttttttatgtatttatttatttattttgtattggtaTCCAGAGCATTACAGAAAGGTATTCACATTGAAAGATACCTTGTATCTTTTTGACAATTGTACATTCTCAAAAGCATGGTAAGGAAATACACAAGTCAGGGACAtttatagaaaaataaaaagaattacattacattagtaCAATCAAGTAAATATCTGGTTAATCTCCAGATTATTGCATGTCACATTTATCAAGTGTTTCAAAttcaaaaaggaaaacaaacatacacccaaAGAAAGTCAAGTGTTTCATCCtccccttttcctctttcttttctaaaaaaaaaaaacctcggAAGTACGACGAGGCCCCCCTGGTGGCCGAGGTCCAGGGCAACTGCCCGTCTTTGCCCAATGGAACGCACCGCCTCTGCATAACAAGACAGCTTATAAGATATTAgcgactagtccaacagaaagaagccCAACTCGGCATCCTTTTCTAATTTTAAGATCTCACCGACGAGATTGACTCTTTTTTGGTCTTTTGCTCggttactctctttttctcttcctatccTCCAACAATGTCTTCCTCGATTTCTTtgtcgcctctgccatgatgtccatacagagaacaCTGTGCTAGCTTCCTATTTTAGCTAGagcatgggtctagttgttgcatgaggtggtgccataaagtaTTACGTAGCTCTCGCGAGAGGTCTCAagccctgtaccccaaagttacatagtgcaataccaggtgcaccaggcgtgctgtggcagtggcacagatgcTATCCTCTGTatttacaagtcagtgtaccaccaaaatgattttgaagctgttattttaaggttaaattgttgcataatgttactctaatttctcaaaatcagctctgcAATAATAGGCAGTcatgggttcaaagtgatcacaaccactttgGAATGGCTTTCCCTACACATtgaacaatcctgagagaagtAATGGTACACCAATGgacaagggcttactctgatatcaatgtaatgacTGAAGGTGGAGCGTTGTCAGAGGAATGTCGTTTAGGTTGCCTACGAGGTCGCTAGAGGACCGATTAATGATTTGACTTAAACGTTTAGCATCCATTCCCACAtgacaccataacactaaataaacCCCTAATGAATGGATTTCAATTTAAGTGGGGATGAGGTAgcctataattgtgtgtgtgtgtgtgtgtgtgtgtgtttgcttgaaatacccatccctacttcatacaacttttaaattgTTATTCGTGcttgcaccacaactacatggcattaTGCGGGTACCGTTGaataaactgtggttaatacacgggtgcggtcaatacacaggtttgttttcgGTATTAGATAAAACACTGTAATGCGGTCTAAATACAGTGCCTCTAATAGTCGGGAAAATACGTTAACACTGTTCTGATGTCCAACTCACTTCAGTCCAAATGAGTAGAAAAGGCCAGGGAGATGTAGTCAGTAGACGAGGGTCAGGGAACGTTTAGGAGTCAATCCACTTATATTCCACCAAACCACCATATTTTAGACTGGACAAAAGACTGGCATGGCTGAATTACAGTGACTTTGCCAATATGCTTTGCATTTTTGTATACCAACTGTGAGTCTGAACATCCATGAAGGAGGGGTGTGAGCATGTTGAAGATGCAGTctgcgaaaggttgttgatatttgagcttccTTCTGTTCCACACACTGAGTGGACaactagagcaggggttttcaactggttttgtcccagggaccaccattctgactagaaagtaatttgcggcccactgatgcgcctgcacgcgcgtgcgtgtttgtaaccgctgctgccacgcccccttcccccgcatagatattctgcctataacacttaaatatgtgaaattatcagggtacattgttagccaccgccacgccccctccccctgcacagatattctgcctataacacttaaatatgtgcagttattagggtagatcactaaccgccgtcgccactccccctcccctgcgcacatattccgcctgtagcacttgtcagtgtaatatttttcacgatattcaagagtaatcttgaaatgtgttgaaatatcaaagcgaatttataaaaataaaaaaaatcaatggtgaactgatcaacataggctcatgtcgcggaccccctgcaatgccgtcgcggaccaccagggggccacggacccccggttgaaaacccctgaacTAGAGGACCATAAGGAGCAAATAGTTGAATTTAAGAAAAGATGTTCTTGATTAGAATCGTGACCTGTATCTTTAACTGCAAACAGCAAAATATAAGTGGTGTCATTGCCACTTCAGTGTCACTTCTGATGTAAATAAGAGGAGGGGTTACCTGTTGTGTACACCATCTTACCAGCTACTCCCTAATGCGCCCAAGAAAGAGGGGTTATAAAATACAACACAGAGGTCAGTAAAAATAGACAGCAACGACAACCACAAAAAGTTAAGGTGAATTGCTTTCTTACCTTTTGAACCTTCAATCAATGCCTGCATCACTTACAAGAATGATGGAAAATGAAACCCTCTCATCCtatttttactttactttattcAACAGTCAAGGATTGACTAGATATGTATTTTTCAGCCTGGGACTCATGTTGTATGTATCCATAgtattttttaatacatttatcaTTGCAGCCATTATTCTGGACACCTCTCTGCATAAGCCTATGTATATACTTATTTCTTGTCTGTCAGCCAATGCTCTCTATGGCTCCATTGGTCTTTTCCCTCGGCTATTGTTAGACCTGCATTCAGACATTCATACAATATCGCATTCTGCATGTTTCATCCAGAGTTTTATAATTTACACTTATGCATCGTATGAATTTACTCTCCTCACTGCAATGGCCTATGATAGGTACATAGCTATATGTCAACCGCTGCAGTATCACAGCATTATGACTTCAAAATGGATCGCTTTCATAATAGCTGGTGTTTGGATATATCCAATGTTCAGCATTGGTGTAGGTATACTATTGGCTTTCAGACTACCTTTATGTGGTAACAAGATAGTGAAATTGTATTgcagcaactgggcaattgttCGTCTGTCTTGTGTAAGCACCACAGTTAACAATCTGTATGGATTTTTTGTTGCTGTAACAACAATTTTCATTCcatttgcatttattttgtatacatatctacaaattctaatCATTTGTCAAAGAAGTTCTTCagctctttataaaaaaaaagctttacatACATGCTTGCCTCACATTGTTAGTTTTGTAAACTACTCAATTGCTATGTTTTGTGAAGTCACCTTTAGTCGTTACAAACCAGGGGAACTGCCTGAAATAGTAGTTATAATTCTGTCCCTTGAATATCTCATTATTCCCCCCCTGTTAAACCCCCTGGTTTATGGTCTTAATTTTCCAGAAATACGTAGGAAAATGAGTCATGTTGCATGTGAGAGGACACAGGCTTAGACATAGACTTGTGTTGACATCCAGATTTTTTGTATATCCTGTCATGTATTTCCCCCCCACACCTGGATGTCTTTACTTTACGTTGCAGTGTAACTGGGCAACCAAAACTGTGTTTCTTTGCAAAATATTGtattaaaacaaacaaccacagaCAAAAGCCGGATAATTCAGATCATTGTTCATTAAATTACTACAGTAGATTTTTATGACAGATTTgactgcaaaaagtgaaatcttagtaagacagggcgacagtggtacagtggtagagaagtcgtttagtaatcagaaggttgctagttcgattccctgtcgaagcgtccttgagcaagacactgaacccctaattgctcctgatgtacagtgtgccatcaatgtaaaatgtaaaatgtgtatacattgtaagtcgcacatatgtaagtcgctttagataaaagcgtctgctaaatgtaaatgtaaatccgaaatcaaggcaatatatgcttgttttttgtctgacaagatatttcttcttaccaggcattttttatgttagagcatttcacttgcttcaagcatttcagtccttaattatcttaatgaggttttattacttgtttctgagattttattactggttctgagcacgttaatgcttgaaactacaATTGACAAGAATTATAAGGCAGTATAAGTACAAAACTgatttgtcaaagtcagaatttcttatttcaagcatcGTATCCTTCTCAtctctatatatataaaaaacagaTAATGACCAAAGAAATTAAttgttttacagcacagcacagcagttatgtattcctgtagacaaaatactatacagtgcaaagacagtATTTAACACTTCAGTGAAATGCTCTTACCCGGTAGGacaaatatcttgtcagacaaaaaacaagtatatattgccttgatttaagatatttcacctagatttcatcttactaagatggtgtatcttaataaggtactatTTAGAGAAACAATGTTAAGACTcgaaccacatacacatatgtctgaCCACACCTAAACAGCATTATGTGATTGATTTGCCATCAGAGATCAAATCATTGGGTCCAATGGtcagacatatgtgtatgtggttcgAGTCTTAACATTGTTTCTTTAAACAATGGGCTTCTAAGCTCAAATTCAAGTACATTTGttttgattctgactttgacaaagcagttttgtacttgccAGTGGTGATGAAACTAGTTCCAAGCACTAACTTGCttagaaccagtaataaaatctcagtaacaagttatattACCTTATTAATATACaccatcttagtaagatgaaatatcttaaatcaaggcaatattgttttttgtctgacaagatatttcttcctacCGGGTAAGAGCATTTCACTGaagtgtttcagtccttaattatcatAATAAGGTACTATAACTTGTTATATGTCTGACCATTGGACCCAATGATTTGATCTCTGATGGCAAATTAATCACATAATGCTGTTTAGGTGTAACACTGCGGTCTCTATTATCTCAATGATCAATTGCACATATGCATTgacttcaaaactctccaaaacaaatggcaatatcctcaacagatgactgttttagggatggagctgtggcgcaagcagcagcaaccctgcaccatgaatgggtaagatggggacacaggtaagagttcaggttcgagtccgacttgcggtcatttctcaatccctccctccagctcacttcctgtctctctctactgtcctatctgaataaaagccagaaaaataataattaaaaataaaataaattgctgaatttaagcaaatgATCCTagatattgaaaaaaaaattcttacagtatctatgaaatcctttgagagactggtattgacccatctgaagggcatcacaggccccctgctggaccctctgcagtttgcctaccgagcaaacaggtcagtggatgatgcagtcaacatggggctgcactacattctgcaacacctcgactccccagggacctatgcaaggatgctgttcgtggacttcagctcggcgttaaacaccatcattccagaagtcctcctcaccaaactcacccagctcactgtgcctgcctccacctgtcggtggatcacaaacttcctgatagacaggaagcagcaggtgaggctgggtgaaacaacatccagcacccggtcagtcagcactggtgcacctcagggatgcgtgctctccccactgctcttctccctctagacaaatgactgcacctcaggagacccatctgttaaactctgcatataggcgggaagttggaacagctggtcctgtggtgcggtcgcaacaatctagagctgaacacgcttaaaacccaacatcagcaccatcatcaagaaggcccagcagaagATGTACTTCCTGCACCAGCTtaggacacaaattattcaaacttctcccctctggtagacgctacagatcactgttcgccaaaacctccagacacaaaaacagtttcttccccctcgccgtctcactactgaacagctaacccactgtagcatatatatttatatatttatccctgcacttctcgcactctccact
Coding sequences within:
- the LOC105899819 gene encoding olfactory receptor 10J5-like gives rise to the protein MENETLSSYFYFTLFNSQGLTRYVFFSLGLMLYVSIVFFNTFIIAAIILDTSLHKPMYILISCLSANALYGSIGLFPRLLLDLHSDIHTISHSACFIQSFIIYTYASYEFTLLTAMAYDRYIAICQPLQYHSIMTSKWIAFIIAGVWIYPMFSIGVGILLAFRLPLCGNKIVKLYCSNWAIVRLSCVSTTVNNLYGFFVAVTTIFIPFAFILYTYLQILIICQRSSSALYKKKALHTCLPHIVSFVNYSIAMFCEVTFSRYKPGELPEIVVIILSLEYLIIPPLLNPLVYGLNFPEIRRKMSHVACERTQA
- the LOC116221731 gene encoding olfactory receptor 51I2-like, whose amino-acid sequence is MENETLSSYFYFTLFNSQGLTRYVFFSLGLVLYVSIVFFNTFIIAAIILDTSLHKPMYILISCLSANALYGSFGLFPRLLLDLHSDIHTISHSACFIQIFIIYTYASYEFTLLTAMAYDRYIAICQPLQYHSIMTVKWIALIIAGVWIYPMFTIGVGILLAVRLPLCGNKIVKLYCMNWAIVRLSCVSTTVNNLYGFFVAATTIFMPFAFILYTYVQILIICQRSSSALYKQKALHTCLPHIVSFANYSIAMFCEITFSRYNPGELPEIVVIILSLEFLIIPPLLNPMVYGLSFPEIRRKMSRVACERTQA